One stretch of Pradoshia sp. D12 DNA includes these proteins:
- a CDS encoding phosphoribosylanthranilate isomerase, protein MKVKICGIQTVEHALAAEKAGADALGFMFAESKRRIIPEKAKPIISKLEGEIWKVGVFVNEEVETVKQVARYCGLTAIQLHGEEKPADYLEVGLPIIKSLGIKPAQADLDVGDVKHADYILLDAEAREYRGGNGVAFDWEKVRGLGAKYPTIILAGGLNSENVRVAIEVVNPFMVDVSSGVEVNGRKNTRKIFEFIKMAKEGEIK, encoded by the coding sequence GTGAAGGTGAAAATCTGTGGAATACAAACCGTCGAGCATGCATTAGCAGCTGAAAAAGCAGGTGCGGATGCCCTTGGATTTATGTTCGCCGAAAGCAAGCGAAGAATTATTCCTGAGAAGGCCAAACCAATCATCTCCAAACTGGAAGGTGAAATCTGGAAGGTCGGTGTCTTTGTTAATGAAGAGGTAGAAACGGTGAAACAAGTGGCACGATATTGTGGATTGACAGCCATTCAGCTTCATGGAGAAGAAAAGCCGGCAGACTATTTGGAGGTTGGATTGCCGATCATTAAATCGCTAGGAATTAAGCCTGCTCAGGCAGACTTAGATGTTGGTGATGTTAAGCATGCTGATTATATTTTATTGGATGCTGAAGCACGGGAATATAGAGGTGGAAACGGAGTGGCATTTGATTGGGAAAAGGTTAGAGGACTAGGAGCTAAATATCCTACTATCATTTTAGCGGGAGGCTTGAATTCTGAAAATGTAAGAGTTGCGATTGAGGTTGTAAATCCGTTTATGGTTGATGTGAGCAGTGGTGTTGAGGTAAATGGGAGAAAAAATACGAGAAAAATCTTTGAATTTATAAAAATGGCAAAAGAGGGGGAAATCAAGTGA
- the trpB gene encoding tryptophan synthase subunit beta produces the protein MKEYPDKTGRYGEYGGRFVPETLMPALFELEEAYKTIAQEESFITEYQLLLKDYVGRETPLYYAENLTEHLGGARIYLKREDLNHTGAHKINNTLGQALLAKVMGKTRIVAETGAGQHGVATASACALLGLEAVIFMGEKDVKRQKPNVLKMELLGAKVVPVQQGSCSLKDAVNEALRYWVGHIEDTHYLLGSVMGPHPFPQIVRDFQSVIGRETREQFLALHNRLPDEIIACIGGGSNAMGMFYEFLEDEQVTLVGVEAAGHGLDTNEHAASLSKGEKGILHGALMYLLQDKAGQIEEAHSISAGLDYPGVGPEHCFLKDEGRVEYISIRDDEALEAFKLLTRKEGIIPALESSHAIAEAVKRAPNMGKDQSIVICLSGRGDKDMDTVMNVVGGAEHA, from the coding sequence ATAAAAGAATATCCAGATAAAACTGGCCGATATGGGGAATATGGAGGAAGATTTGTACCGGAAACATTAATGCCGGCTTTGTTCGAATTGGAGGAAGCCTATAAAACGATTGCGCAGGAAGAGTCATTTATTACTGAATATCAATTACTTTTGAAGGATTATGTAGGAAGAGAGACTCCGTTATACTATGCGGAAAATTTGACCGAACATTTAGGTGGTGCGCGGATTTACCTTAAAAGGGAGGATTTAAATCATACCGGGGCTCACAAAATTAATAATACACTTGGTCAGGCCCTGCTTGCCAAAGTAATGGGCAAAACAAGAATTGTTGCGGAAACAGGTGCCGGCCAGCATGGAGTCGCGACTGCTTCAGCCTGTGCCTTGCTTGGTTTGGAAGCAGTAATCTTTATGGGTGAAAAAGATGTGAAGAGGCAAAAACCGAATGTATTGAAAATGGAATTGTTGGGTGCAAAGGTAGTGCCTGTACAACAAGGAAGCTGTTCACTGAAGGATGCCGTAAATGAAGCTTTACGTTACTGGGTCGGTCATATTGAGGATACACATTATTTATTGGGATCTGTGATGGGACCCCATCCTTTCCCGCAAATTGTACGAGATTTCCAGAGTGTAATAGGTCGGGAAACCAGGGAGCAATTCTTAGCTTTACACAATCGATTGCCAGATGAAATTATTGCCTGTATCGGCGGTGGCAGTAACGCGATGGGGATGTTTTACGAATTTTTAGAGGATGAACAGGTTACTTTAGTAGGCGTGGAAGCGGCTGGCCATGGGTTAGATACAAATGAGCATGCAGCATCCCTTTCAAAAGGAGAAAAGGGGATTCTGCATGGCGCACTCATGTATCTCCTGCAGGATAAAGCTGGACAGATAGAGGAAGCTCATTCTATATCGGCTGGACTAGATTATCCGGGAGTCGGACCGGAGCACTGCTTTCTGAAGGACGAGGGAAGAGTTGAATATATATCTATTCGAGATGATGAGGCATTAGAGGCATTTAAGCTGTTAACAAGAAAGGAAGGAATTATACCTGCGCTCGAAAGCTCGCATGCGATAGCGGAAGCAGTCAAAAGGGCACCTAATATGGGGAAAGATCAGTCTATTGTGATTTGTTTATCTGGGAGAGGAGATAAAGATATGGATACCGTCATGAATGTAGTTGGAGGTGCGGAGCATGCCTAA
- a CDS encoding anthranilate synthase component I family protein, which produces MRKPNIIRQRLKAEEKNKLRNIEDIAKSYKAVLEFPSPSGGRTKIVAFNLYAEIMTSIDGTFFKKGQMKKKVNNPHEFIKASLAIDDALYPDLPFIGGSIGFAGYSYSFLFEEIDSPEMNPVGIPDFHFLYHTDYFIYSGDDFSECSHLHLDYEGERSEEELAKNMKYFREKLSTYSQASGNEMYLIHGIKSNTNQEKFIDTVNELKSRIRNGDIFQAVLSQRWTGSFRGDPEDYYGKLKQEHPDTFQFHINFGSYHIVGCSPERLIAIDQGVIHSNPIAGTRRRGSTLQEDEEQIASLIADEKEKAEHVMLVDLARNDLGKICKPESLNIKRFMEIESFKNVIHLVSEITGQLNEAIHPMDAIKACLPAGTVSGAPKIRAMQLISEAEQERRGAYGGGVGFISYGGELDLALAIRMMVIKDQQIHFQAGAGIVYDSIPENEWYETLHKVGFKEDGINDFTYR; this is translated from the coding sequence TTGAGGAAACCTAACATAATTAGGCAACGACTGAAAGCCGAGGAAAAGAACAAACTTAGAAATATAGAAGACATTGCTAAGTCTTATAAAGCTGTGCTTGAATTTCCATCTCCGAGCGGTGGCAGGACAAAAATTGTTGCCTTTAACCTATATGCAGAAATCATGACGAGTATAGATGGTACGTTCTTTAAAAAAGGTCAAATGAAAAAGAAAGTGAATAATCCGCATGAGTTTATAAAAGCGTCCCTTGCAATCGATGATGCCCTTTATCCTGATCTGCCATTTATAGGAGGTTCCATTGGATTTGCCGGTTATTCGTACAGTTTTCTCTTTGAAGAAATAGATTCGCCGGAAATGAATCCGGTTGGTATTCCGGATTTTCATTTTCTCTATCACACAGATTATTTTATTTACAGCGGTGATGATTTCTCCGAATGCAGCCACCTCCATTTAGACTATGAAGGTGAACGATCAGAGGAAGAATTGGCTAAAAACATGAAGTACTTTCGGGAAAAACTATCCACATATAGCCAGGCTTCTGGAAATGAAATGTATTTGATTCACGGAATTAAAAGCAATACGAATCAGGAGAAATTTATTGATACGGTTAATGAATTAAAATCCAGAATACGGAACGGCGATATATTCCAGGCTGTCTTGTCGCAGCGATGGACCGGTTCATTTAGGGGAGACCCGGAAGATTATTATGGGAAGTTAAAGCAAGAGCATCCTGATACATTCCAGTTTCATATTAATTTTGGCTCCTATCACATTGTGGGTTGCTCTCCTGAACGATTGATTGCGATCGATCAGGGCGTTATTCACTCTAATCCGATAGCTGGTACAAGACGAAGAGGCTCTACTCTTCAAGAAGACGAAGAACAGATTGCCAGTTTAATAGCGGATGAAAAAGAGAAGGCAGAACATGTCATGCTGGTGGATCTTGCTAGAAATGATTTGGGGAAGATTTGTAAGCCGGAAAGCTTAAATATTAAACGGTTTATGGAGATTGAATCATTTAAAAATGTAATCCATCTTGTTTCAGAAATTACAGGCCAATTAAACGAAGCGATTCATCCAATGGACGCAATTAAAGCCTGTTTGCCGGCTGGAACCGTATCGGGCGCGCCAAAGATAAGAGCGATGCAGTTAATCTCAGAGGCTGAACAGGAAAGAAGAGGGGCTTACGGCGGCGGTGTTGGTTTTATCTCCTATGGTGGTGAATTGGACCTGGCCTTAGCAATCCGAATGATGGTAATTAAAGATCAACAAATTCATTTCCAGGCTGGCGCTGGTATTGTCTATGATTCCATTCCGGAAAATGAATGGTATGAAACACTTCATAAAGTTGGATTTAAGGAGGATGGGATAAATGATTTTACTTATCGATAA
- the trpD gene encoding anthranilate phosphoribosyltransferase — MNEYLFKLSKGKSLSEGEMTDAAKQMLSPTVSEAELAAFLMAIGLKGYGSKELYIIAEMIRKESTHQLGTIPEAMDNCGTGGDRSNSFNISTASAFVLASAGIKMVKHGNKNMTSQSGSMDVLNALGINTINQKEEARKAIHQANLVFLNAGHIHPKLKRIAAVRKQLGIPTIFNAIGPLTNPVHLTYQMVGVYDVKLLKLYGEVLLKAGRKKAAIIHGAGNMDEASLSGENKLYFVQSGLITEEAIHPNDVGLKVSDNSRLTGGEPSENAKKMIGIFCGEKNPCRDAVLLNAGIGLFVSGKVSTIQEGVMYAAELIDSGAVYRKLLEVRGPVQTKGANDICQPI; from the coding sequence ATGAATGAGTATCTTTTCAAATTAAGTAAAGGAAAGAGTTTATCAGAGGGAGAAATGACAGATGCTGCAAAACAAATGTTAAGTCCAACTGTTTCTGAAGCGGAATTGGCTGCATTTTTGATGGCTATTGGATTGAAGGGATACGGGAGTAAGGAACTGTATATTATCGCAGAAATGATTCGAAAGGAATCGACACATCAGCTAGGAACTATCCCGGAAGCCATGGATAATTGTGGTACCGGAGGCGATCGCAGCAATAGCTTTAATATCAGTACGGCATCAGCATTTGTTTTGGCAAGTGCCGGAATCAAAATGGTGAAGCACGGAAACAAAAATATGACGAGTCAATCCGGCAGCATGGATGTGCTGAACGCATTGGGCATTAATACGATTAATCAAAAGGAAGAAGCCAGGAAAGCTATTCATCAAGCTAACTTAGTATTTTTGAATGCTGGACATATCCACCCAAAATTAAAAAGAATCGCTGCAGTTCGGAAGCAATTGGGTATTCCTACGATTTTCAATGCAATCGGACCCTTAACAAACCCAGTCCATTTAACCTATCAAATGGTTGGTGTGTATGATGTAAAACTATTAAAGCTGTATGGAGAAGTATTGTTGAAGGCTGGGAGAAAAAAGGCTGCCATTATCCATGGAGCGGGTAATATGGATGAAGCTTCATTGTCTGGCGAAAACAAGCTATATTTTGTTCAGAGTGGTCTAATAACAGAAGAAGCCATCCATCCCAATGACGTTGGATTGAAAGTATCGGACAATAGCCGTTTGACCGGTGGTGAGCCGTCTGAAAATGCAAAAAAAATGATTGGTATCTTCTGTGGGGAAAAGAATCCATGTCGTGATGCCGTCCTTCTAAATGCAGGAATTGGTTTATTTGTATCAGGGAAAGTTTCTACGATCCAGGAAGGAGTCATGTATGCGGCTGAATTAATTGATTCAGGTGCTGTCTATCGGAAATTACTTGAAGTTAGGGGACCGGTTCAAACGAAAGGGGCCAATGATATATGCCAACCTATTTAA
- the odhB gene encoding 2-oxoglutarate dehydrogenase complex dihydrolipoyllysine-residue succinyltransferase — MAEVKVPELAESITEGTIAQWLKQPGEKVEKGEYIVELETDKVNVEIISDYEGVLTEQLKEEGDTVLVGEAIAMVDADGAPAQSEKQEPVAKEQVKEEPKAAPAPEPKEEEKKGNKTVASPAARKLAREKGIDLDEIPTVDPLGRVRKQDVESYNGHAQASAPASKPSKPEAKKAASAPAQVSGKPEERVKMSRRRQTIAKRLVEVQHNTAMLTTFNEVDMTNIMNLRNKRKDAFQKENDVKLGFMSFFTKAVVGSLKKYPLLNAEIQGDELLIKKYYDIGVAVSAPEGLVVPVVRDADRMNFAEIEKEIGSLAKKARDNKLALSDLQGGTFTITNGGVFGSLMSTPILNGTQVGILGMHGIKKRPIAVEDDKIEVRPMMYIALSYDHRIVDGAEAVSFLANVKKLIEDPESLLLEG, encoded by the coding sequence ATGGCAGAGGTAAAAGTACCAGAATTAGCGGAATCAATTACAGAGGGAACAATTGCACAATGGCTTAAACAACCGGGTGAAAAGGTTGAAAAAGGTGAATATATCGTTGAGCTTGAAACAGATAAAGTAAATGTTGAAATCATCTCCGACTATGAAGGAGTTTTGACAGAGCAATTAAAAGAAGAGGGAGATACGGTTCTTGTTGGGGAAGCAATTGCGATGGTAGATGCTGATGGAGCGCCTGCACAGAGTGAAAAACAAGAACCTGTTGCAAAAGAACAAGTAAAAGAAGAGCCAAAAGCAGCACCTGCTCCTGAACCAAAAGAAGAAGAGAAAAAAGGAAATAAAACAGTTGCTTCTCCGGCTGCACGTAAATTAGCAAGAGAAAAAGGAATCGATTTGGATGAAATCCCTACAGTAGATCCACTTGGAAGAGTGCGCAAGCAGGATGTAGAATCCTACAATGGTCATGCACAAGCCAGCGCGCCTGCATCTAAGCCTTCAAAACCGGAAGCTAAAAAAGCAGCATCAGCACCGGCTCAGGTATCTGGTAAACCGGAAGAACGTGTGAAAATGTCACGCAGACGCCAAACAATCGCGAAACGTTTGGTTGAGGTTCAACACAATACAGCGATGCTGACTACATTTAACGAAGTAGATATGACGAATATCATGAACCTTCGTAATAAACGTAAGGATGCATTCCAAAAAGAAAATGATGTGAAATTAGGGTTTATGTCCTTCTTTACAAAAGCCGTGGTTGGTTCACTTAAGAAGTATCCACTGTTAAATGCAGAAATCCAAGGTGATGAGCTGCTTATCAAAAAATACTATGATATCGGTGTAGCAGTATCTGCTCCAGAAGGCTTAGTAGTCCCTGTTGTCAGAGATGCGGATCGTATGAACTTTGCTGAAATTGAAAAAGAAATAGGTAGCTTGGCTAAAAAAGCACGTGATAATAAATTGGCCCTATCAGATTTACAGGGTGGAACCTTTACTATCACAAATGGCGGTGTTTTCGGTTCCTTAATGTCAACACCTATTTTAAATGGAACACAAGTAGGTATTCTTGGAATGCACGGTATTAAAAAGCGTCCGATTGCTGTTGAGGATGACAAAATTGAAGTTCGCCCAATGATGTATATCGCATTATCTTACGATCACCGTATTGTCGACGGAGCAGAAGCAGTTAGCTTCCTAGCGAATGTGAAAAAATTAATCGAAGACCCTGAATCTTTATTGCTTGAGGGATGA
- the trpC gene encoding indole-3-glycerol phosphate synthase TrpC: MPTYLMNIVEHKRRELSKSTAIELSNDIKRMQVRDTFAERIRSQSTLGVIAEFKRSSPSKGIIQSLADPIEVANQYKEGGADGISVLTDKEYFNGSFEDLQVVSSHIDLSVLCKDFILEESQINQAFLSGASIVLLIVRILSPGKLKALYEYALHLHLEVLLEVHDEEDLMAALSLKPQLIGINNRNLQTFNTDLAVTENLIKLIDDPSTIVISESGIKNVNDCLRVANAGVDAILIGEALMKHQDPAQFVKEIKKIERRYSR, encoded by the coding sequence ATGCCAACCTATTTAATGAATATCGTGGAGCACAAGAGGAGAGAGTTAAGCAAATCAACCGCAATTGAATTGTCAAATGACATCAAACGAATGCAGGTAAGAGATACTTTTGCTGAACGAATCAGAAGTCAGTCTACCCTTGGTGTGATTGCAGAATTTAAACGGTCATCTCCATCAAAAGGAATCATTCAATCTTTGGCCGACCCAATAGAGGTAGCTAATCAATATAAGGAAGGCGGCGCTGACGGCATATCTGTTTTAACGGATAAAGAATATTTTAATGGAAGCTTTGAAGATTTACAGGTTGTAAGCAGTCATATAGATCTGTCAGTCTTATGCAAGGATTTTATATTGGAAGAATCTCAGATTAATCAAGCCTTTTTATCGGGGGCAAGTATAGTCCTGTTGATTGTAAGAATTTTATCACCTGGAAAATTAAAAGCATTGTATGAGTATGCTCTCCATCTACATTTGGAAGTTTTACTGGAAGTGCATGATGAGGAGGATTTAATGGCAGCTCTGTCCCTTAAACCGCAATTGATTGGTATAAATAATCGAAATCTTCAAACATTTAACACAGATTTAGCTGTTACTGAAAATTTAATCAAATTGATTGACGATCCGTCGACTATTGTCATTAGTGAAAGTGGAATCAAGAATGTTAATGATTGTTTACGTGTTGCCAATGCAGGCGTGGATGCAATCCTAATTGGGGAGGCATTGATGAAGCATCAAGATCCCGCTCAATTTGTAAAAGAAATCAAGAAAATTGAAAGAAGGTACAGTCGGTGA
- a CDS encoding anthranilate synthase component II — translation MILLIDNFDSFTYNLYQLLLELGEEVLIKRNNALTIQEIKDLSPTSIVLSPGPGRPEESGICKEMIKAFYSHIPILGVCLGHQAIGQVFGATVSRAGKIKHGKSSKIIHTGDEIFKGTPQGFQAMRYHSLIIKEETLPNEFKIIATSEDDDEIMAIRHKQYPLYGVQFHPESIGTPYGKTIITNFLNSTVKEAVLHE, via the coding sequence ATGATTTTACTTATCGATAATTTTGATTCCTTTACGTATAACCTCTATCAGCTTTTATTAGAACTGGGGGAAGAGGTACTGATTAAACGAAATAACGCCCTTACGATTCAAGAAATAAAAGATTTATCACCAACATCAATTGTCTTATCACCCGGACCTGGTCGGCCTGAAGAGAGTGGGATATGTAAAGAAATGATTAAAGCTTTTTATAGCCATATTCCTATTTTAGGCGTTTGTCTAGGGCATCAGGCCATTGGCCAGGTGTTTGGTGCTACGGTAAGTCGAGCTGGAAAGATCAAACATGGTAAATCATCAAAGATCATCCATACAGGAGATGAAATTTTTAAGGGTACACCTCAAGGGTTTCAGGCAATGAGATACCATTCTCTAATTATAAAAGAAGAGACATTGCCAAATGAGTTTAAGATTATAGCAACTTCAGAGGATGATGACGAGATTATGGCCATTCGTCATAAGCAGTATCCCTTATACGGCGTTCAATTCCATCCTGAATCAATAGGAACGCCCTATGGAAAAACAATAATTACTAATTTTCTTAATAGTACTGTGAAGGAAGCAGTCTTGCATGAATGA